In one Antennarius striatus isolate MH-2024 chromosome 1, ASM4005453v1, whole genome shotgun sequence genomic region, the following are encoded:
- the adprhl1 gene encoding inactive ADP-ribosyltransferase arh2 isoform X2, producing the protein MEKFKAGMVLGAAGDALGYRKGRWESCTSGKKIQEELASLGGLGTLKLDPDNWPLSDATLLHMTTAEALITDYWCLEDLYRELVRLYVEAMVSLQGRTPDPATMEGCVHLKPHNYLLAWHTPFNEKGSGFGAAAKAMCVGMRYWQSERLENLVEVSVEIGRMTHNHPTGFLGSLTTALFASYAIQGKPLVSWGRELLKVIPLAEEYCKKTIRHMAEYQENWFYFEAKWQFYVEEREIEKEEQNKPLFPDHYDADETDKTYKRWSSEGCPGRRGHDAPMIAYDALLAAGNDWTELCKRAMFHGGESEATGLIAGCLYGLMHGMSKVPSGLYQDLDKRERLEELGEALYKAASADKCLDNHLN; encoded by the exons ATGGAGAaattcaaagcaggaatggttCTAGGTGCTGCTGGAGATGCTTTGGGCTATAGAAAAGGGCGATGGGAAAGCTGCACCTCAGGCAAAAAAATTCAAGAAGAGCTGGCTTCTCTCGGGGGACTGGGGACCCTGAAACTGGACCCTGATAATTGGCCCCTGAGTGATGCAACACTATTGCACATGACTACAGCAGAAGCACTTATAACAG attacTGGTGTCTGGAGGACTTGTACCGGGAGCTGGTTCGCCTCTATGTTGAAGCCATGGTGTCACTCCAGGGCAGGACTCCTGATCCTGCAACAATGGAGGGTTGTGTTCACCTCAAGCCTCACAACTACCTGCTCGCCTGGCATACACCCTTCAATGAAAAAG GATCTGGTTTCGGGGCAGCTGCCAAGGCAATGTGTGTAGGTATGAGATACTGGCAGTCTGAAAGACTAGAAAACCTGGTGGAGGTCAGTGTTGAGATTGGAAGAATGACCCACAACCACCCCACAG GCTTCTTAGGTTCCCTGACAACGGCACTGTTTGCATCTTATGCAATCCAAGGGAAACCTCTTGTGAGTTGGGGCCGCGAGCTTTTGAAAGTCATCCCTCTTGCTGAGGAATACTGCAAGAAAACCATACGACACATGGCAG AGTATCAAGAGAACTGGTTCTACTTCGAAGCCAAGTGGCAGTTTTACGTggaagaaagagaaatagagaaagaagaacagaacaaaCCTCTGTTCCCCGATCACTATGACGCCGACGAGACAGACAAG ACCTATAAGCGTTGGAGCTCTGAGGGTTGTCCAGGCCGTAGAGGTCACGATGCCCCCATGATCGCCTATGATGCTCTCCTAGCAGCGGGTAATGACTGGACTGAGCTGTGCAAGCGAGCCATGTTCCACGGAG GTGAGAGTGAAGCAACAGGCCTGATTGCAGGCTGCCTCTATGGCCTCATGCATGGGATGAGCAAAGTTCCCTCAGGCCTGTACCAGGATCTGGACAAAAGAGAGCGCCTGGAGGAACTGGGGGAGGCACTTTACAAAGCAGCATCTGCAGACAAATGCCTAGACAA